The Triticum aestivum cultivar Chinese Spring chromosome 4B, IWGSC CS RefSeq v2.1, whole genome shotgun sequence sequence atggagtttcttcatgcgctttacaccgatatgacccaaacggcagtgccacaaataagttacactatcattgtcaactttgcatcttttggcatcaatattatgaatatgtgtattactacgatcaagatccaacaaactattttcattgggtgtatgaccatcgaaggttttatttatgtaaacagaacaacaattattccttgactttaagtgaataaccgtatcgcaataaacatgatcaaatcatattcatgctcaacgcaaatgccaaataacatttatttaggttttacactaatcccgaaagtatagggagtgtgcgatgatgatcatatcaatcttggaaccatttccaatacacatcatcacttcaccctcaactagtctctgtttattctgtaactcctgtttcgagtcactaatttttagcaaccgaacaagtatcgaaTACTCAGggtctactataaacactagtaaggtacacatcaataacctgtatatcaaatatacccttgttcactatgccatccttcttatccaccaaatattcagggtatttccgtttcaagtgaccatttcctttgtagtgtaagcactcagtttcaggctttggttcagctttgggcttcttcatgggagtgacaacttgcttttcattctactcgaagttccctttcttttcctttgccattttcttgaaactagtgatcttgtcaaccatcaacacttgatgctctttcttgatttctaccttcgttgatttcaacatcacgaagagctcggaatcattttcgtcatcccttgcatactatagttcatcacaaagttctactaacttggtgatggtgactagagaactctgtcaatcactatcttatctggaagatcaactcccacttgattcaagcgattgtagtacccagacaatctgagcacatgctcactagttgagcgattctcctccatcttttagccatagaacttgttggagacttcatatctctcaactcgggtatttgcttgaaatattaacttcaactcctggaacatctcatatgatccatgacgttcaaaacgtctttgaagtcccgattctaagccgttaagcatggttcactaaactatcaagtagtcatcatattgagctagccaaatgttcataacgtctgcatctgctcctcaataggtctgtcacctagcggtgcattacgGACATAATTcgtctgtgtagcaatgaggataaacctcagatcatggatccaatacgcatcattgctactaacatctttcaacacaattttctctaggaacatatcaaaataaacatatgaaagcaacaacgcaagctattgatctacaacataatttgcaaaatactaccaggactaagttcatgataaatttaagttcaattaatcatattacttaagaactcccacttagatagacatccctataatcctctaagtgatcacgtgatccaaatcaactaaaccatgtccgatcatcacgtgagatggagtagtttcaatgatgaacatcactatgttgatcatatctactatatgattcacgctcgacctttcggtctccgtgttccgaggccatatatgtatatgctaggctcgtcaagtttaacctgagtattccgcgtgtgcaactgttttgcacctgttgtatttgaacgtagagcctatcacacctgatcatcacgtggtgtctcagcacgaagaactttcgcaacggtgcatactcagggagaacacttcttgataattagtgagagatcatcttaaaatgctaccgtcaatcaaagcaagataagatgcataaaggataaacgtcacatgcaatcaatataagtgatatgatatggccatcatcatcttgtgtttgtgatctccatctccgaagcaccgtcgtgatcaccatcgtcaccggcgcgacaccttgatctccaccgtagcatcgttgtcgtttacgccatctattgcttctacgactatcgctaccgcttagtgataaagtaaagcacttacagggcgcttgcatttcatacaataaagcaacaaccatatgggtcctgccagttgccgataactcggttacaaaacatgatcatctcatacaataaaatatagcatcacgtcttgaccatatcacatcacaacatgccttgcaaaaacaagttagacttcctctactttgttgtttcaaattttacgtggctgctacaggctgagcaagaaccgttcttacctacgcatcaaaaccacaatgatagttcgtcaagttagtgatgttttaaccttcgcaaggaccgggcgtagccacactcggttcaactaaagttggagaaacagacacccgccagccacctgtgtgcaaagcacgtcagtagaaacagtctcgcataagtgtacgcgtaatctcggtccgggccgcttcatccaacaataccgccgaaccaaggtatgacatgctggtaagcagtatgacttgtatcgcccacaactcatttgtgttctactcgtgcatataacatctacgcataaaacctggctcggatgccactgttggggaacgtagtaattttaaaaaatatcctacgtacacgcaagatcatggtgatgcatagcaacgagagggggagtgtatcttcatatccttgaagatcgctaagcggaagcgtttatcaacgcggctgatgtattcgtacgtcttcatgattcgaccgatccatgtaccgaacgcatggcacctctgagttttgcacatgttcaactcgatgacgtcctcgccttcttgatccagagaGACGGGCGaaatagtagatgagttccggcagcacgacggcatggtgacggtgttggtgaagaagaatctccgcagggcttcgcctaagcactacagaaactatgacgggggataaactagaggggacggggttaccggcacacggcttggtgtttcttgatgtgtcttgggtgctagccctacccctctatttatatgttgagccttgcggtcgaaacttggagtaaaagcctcctcaaagtcggttttgcccgaaaggcaagagtctggactccacaaaacttccttttgcgctttccaaaaaccttgtgggctttcccctttggcccaaataacgtgttcttgtacccaaacatttcgggaaacatccggaaccccttcaggtggattccggaacctttccggagatcaaacactactatccacatatcaatctttacttccggaccattctggagttcctcttcatatccgtgatctcatccaaaaactccgaacaacattcgatcaccaacatacataactcatagtactatatcgtcaacgaacgttaagtgtgcggaccctacgggttcaagaactatgtagacaagaccgagacacatctctggtcaataaccaatagcgggacctggatgcccatattggctcccacatattctacgaagatctttatcgatcaaaccgcataacaacatacgttgttccctttgtcatcagtatgttacttgcccgagattcgatcgtcggtatctcaatacctagttcaatatcattaccggcaagtctctttactcgttccgtaatacatcatctcgcaactaactcattagttgcaatgcttgcaaggcttaagtgacgtgcattaccgagagggcccagagatacctctccgacaatcggagtgacaaatcctaatctcgaaatacgccaacccaacaagtaccttcggagacacctgtagagcacatttataatcacccagttacgttgtgatgtttggtagcacacaaagtgttcttccggtaaacgggagttgcataatctcatagtcataggaacatgtataagtcatgaagaaagcaatagcaacatactaaacgatcgattgctaagctaacggaatgggtcaagtcaatcacatcattctcctaatgatgtgatcccgttaatcaaatgacaactcatgtctatggctaggaaataaggaaataaataataactttattattgcctctagggcatatttccgatggttgatgatgacgatagtgacagattcccctctccggagccccgaacggctccagatcagccctcacggggaagattagggcttggcggtggctccgtatcgtaaaacatgatgaatccttctctttaatttttttttctcttCAAACGTgattatatagagttggagttgaggttggtggaggtctagggggcccacgaggcagggggcgcgccctaggggggtggacgcgccctgcaccctcgtggacagggtgtgggcccccttatgCTTATTCTTTTGCCAATGttgtttattaattccaaaacgtgtctccgtcgattttcaggtcattccgagaacttttatttctgcacaaaaataacaccatgggaattctgctgaaaacagcgttagtccgggttagttccattcaaatcatgcaagttagaatccaaaagaagagcaaaagtgtttggaaaagtagatacattggagacgtatcagtcgcttcccgctgcttggcctggccaaatttgacctttagtaccggttagtggctccaatcggtactaaaggtccatcctatataagcAATGCtgacgaaaatttcagtttcttctcctcttcctctgcttcttcaaCCTTGTCGCGCCGGCGCCCGTCCCCGGCGCCTCCCCGGCCTATCGCCGCCCCCGTCACGCGCGGCTACTATCGCCGTCCCCATCGCCGCGCCCGTCCCTGTCATTACACGCCGCCCCCGGCCCGTCCCCTCGCGCGCgtgccgccccggcccgtccccgtcgctgcCACCCGTCGTCGACCCCGTCGCCTCACATCGCCGGTTGTCACCCAGCTGTAAGACCGTCCCTGCCGCGCCATGGCCGCGCTCACACACACACTCAGTACACACGACACACACACAGAGAAAATGTTAGAtgattagatgaattagctagatattaatgtcaaatgttagatgaattttatgaattagctagatattaatgttagatgagtaAGTTTTTTAATTCTTTTAGTTATAAATGAATTAGATATATTGATGTTAGATATTAGCATGAATATATATAAACTTCAGGTTGTTATCAATTTGATGATATTGTTCAAAATGAATGCCCACGATAAACTCTATTGACAAATCTAACAACTCGCGATGAACACAAAGGCCAAGATAGCAAAAAATATTGACTCCATTACAATATTTTCTAAGGCATCAAATGTTAATAATAGATCATAACTCATAGGAATAACCAACCTGGTAAAGTTTATTCTAGCCGGTCTTCTAAATTTCTacaaattaatagaactagttgaattctATATGAGATTTGAATTAGTAAGTTCTTAGTTGAATTAGTACGAaaattagtaagtgcttagttgaattagtaagaaaataaattatttttatttatagtaagtgcttagttgaattagtacaagttgagtcatctattttggaacggaggaagtagttgtGTAGAGGAATATAATGGAAAAGGTCATACTGTTTCAATGGATAGGTAAACATTAAAAAATGTCATCCATTTAATACTCGAACAAAGGACAGTTCCTTACTATGTTTAGAAGAATagctttatactccctccgtttctttttggtcttcatataagatttggtcaaagtcaaactttgtaaaatttaACCAGCTTTATATGAAAAGATATCAACACTCACACTATGAAATCAATGTTATTAGATGCATTATGGaattaattttcataacatataaATTTTGTATGGTAGATGTTGATTTTTTTCTATgaagttagtcaaactttataaagtttgactttgaccaaatcttatatgcagactagaaagaaacggagggagtaataaagaaACGTCAGGCAACTGGCAGCCACCCTTGTGCGCTAAAATTGCAATGGTGCAAAAACAATTAAGTGGTATACATACTGTCATGTTTGGTTTGCATGAGTGTTTTATCAATTTAACGGATTTATATGGTACGATCTTATATATAATCTTATTTATTAGGTTCGTTAATTGGCTCAGTGATGTACACTTGATAACCGCAGATAAGTACGTACTCGTAGTAGCTAGCTAGCAATGATTCAGTCGTGCCACATGCTCGCTTACAGGCCgccatgcatgtatcttctccgaTGGACAGAAGTTCAAATATGACTTGGTGTCTCACACTCAAATTAATTTCTGAAACGGCTTATCCATGGAAAGAATCTCTCGCACAAATGACTAGAACAGCAGCTGATCGATGTTAGGTACGAGCAAACAAGTATATTGTAGTAAGATAAACTCACATTTAGTGCAAGTTGTGCAATGCGAAAAGGACACAACactatttaaaaaataataatagacCACTAGCAGAACAGTTGGTCTATACTTTGTTCTAATGTGCCATGTTGCGAGAAAAATAAAACCAGCCACCTACGATTAAAAATATTGTAATTCTCGTGAAACAACGATTATCCTGCGATTCCCTGCTTCTAGCATGCGCTTCCTATCACCAGGCCACTAAGTCGGAATTTCCGAGCGTAGCTTTTTCTTTCCCCTCTCGCAAGGCGACTAGGGAAAGCATTTCTCCCTTCGATCTTCCTCGGGTGAGCCCGTGGATTCGCCTCCACTCCACCTGCCGTTTTAGCGGCCGATAGCGGTCGGGAGGGTATTTCTGGTGCCTCGGCTTATATAGGTAGGGTTTTGGTTCTTGCAAGGGCGGCGCTCGAACGGATGGCAGAGCTTCTTCTTCGAGTCAGTCTTCTGGGCTCCCATTCTCCTCAAGTTCGTTCCTGGGGATGGATTAGACAAAGCTCAAGTACGGAGTTTTTGCCATGACACGCAGAGCACGAAGAAAGAAGATGCAACGGCCAGCAGCCGTTGCCCAAAATGGCAATGGTGCAAAAAAGATTAGGTGGTATATACGCCGGCATGTTCGATAGACACGACTTCATCATTTTAACAGATTGATACGGTTGTATATGTAATTTATTAGATTTCTTAATGATTTAACCCCTATGTGCTTTCCCTAAAGTTGCTAAACACGCTTTCAAAACTGCGTTAGGAAGGATTTTCTTGACGTGCCAAGGCTAGTTCTGTACTTTTTTTGAACACGGTACAAAAACAAGCGCTCTTACATACGCGCATATACTcacccttatgaacgcacacacgcacaccctacccatatgagcatctccgagagactgagccagcATATCATCTTGAGTCAAcgaaaacgtctcctcccactgatagcgcatcgccggaaatcctgaaattaattcagaaataatgcgagcaccagtaCTAGTTGTGTGAAAGAATATAATGGAAAAGGTTACACTGGTTGAATGTTCAAGTAAACATTCAAAAACTTCATCCTTTCAATACTCGAACAAAGTACAGTTCTGTACAAGTTATGTTTGGAAGATTCGGTGGTATACATACTGTCATGTTTGGTTTGCATGAGTGTTTTATCGATTTAACGGAATGATATGGTACGTCTTAGTCCTATATATAATCTTATCTATTAGGATAGTTAATTGGCTCAGTGATGTACACTTGACAACCGAATATAAGTACGTACTCATAGTAGCTAGCTAGCAATGATTCGGTCGTACCACATGCTCGCTTACAGGCCACCATGCATGGTTCTTCTCCGATGGACAGAAGTTCAAATATGACTTGGTGTCTCACACTCAAATTAGTTTCTGAAACGCATTATCCATGGAAAGATTCTCTAGCACAAATGACTAGCACAACAGCTGATCGATGTTAGGTATGAGCAaacaagtactctctccgttccaaaatagatgacccaactttgcactaactggtcatctattttagaacggagggagtacattatagtAACATAAACTCACATTTAGTTCAAGTTGTGCAATGCGAAAAGGACACAACACTATTTAGCGGAATAGTTGGTGTATACTTTGTTCTAATGTGCCATGTTGCGAGAAAAAAAAACACCACATAGAAATAAAAAAAATGTAAATCTCGTGAAACAGGGATGGAACCCGCGACTCCGTGTCATTAGCATGCGCTTCCTTTGAACCAGGCCACTAAGCAAGTTCTACACACGTGTGCATACATTTTCTCTTTGACCTTGTTCACttatttaaattcaaaacaatttgATTTTTTCAGACGGTATTTCATTGTTTCGCGAATTTCCAAAAATCTCGTTTGAAAAAAAAAAAACCTGCGACAGTACATCAGCCACCCACGACGTGCTGCTGCGATGGAACTAGCTAGGCGCCCGCCTATATAACCATGAGGTCCGGTGCATGTATTCCAGACAAGGATACAACCTGAGCTAATCAAGATGGCTTCCTCCACGCCTTACCGTGTCCTACTCTTGTGCCTCACCACTTTCCTGCAGGCATGGCTTGCTGCGGCAAAATACCCGCCGCAtaacccaccgccgccgcccccgccgtttGAGCTGCCGGAGTCCGAGGTGAGGGAGAGGTTCTCCAAGTGGGTGATCAAGTACTCAAAGCACTACTCGTgccatgaggaggaggagatgcgGTTCCAAGTCTTCAAGAACAACACCAACGCCATCGGCCAATTCGACCAACAGAATCCTGGCACCGTCGTCGGTCGCGGGTTCCGACCAACTGGGTTTCAGGTCCGTGGCTCGGGCGGGGTCCGTATGAACAGGTTCGGCGACCTCAGCCCCAGGGAGGTCATCCAGCAGTTCACCGGGCTCAACACCACCAGCTTCAATGCCACGTCACCCACCTACCTCCCCTACCACTCCTTCAAGCCCTGCTGCGTTGACTGGCGCTCCAGCGGCGCTGTCACCGGCGTCAAGAATCAAGGCACTTGTGGTAAGTGGTCAAGCTATACTTTCTACTAGCAGATTTAGTTATATACTCATGCATGCTCATGGTTGCTCAATGAATTACTCGTGTCGTCGTGCGGATGGATAAAATTGTAATATGGCAGGATCATGCTGGGCattcgcggcggtggcggcgatcgAAGGCATGAACAAGATTAGGACAGGGGAGCTGGTGTCGCTGTCCGAGCAGGTACTCGTGGATTGCGACACACggagcggcggctgcggcggcggccacTCAGACTCGGCTATGGCCCTCGTGGCCGCCCGTGGTGGCATCACGTCGGAGGAGAGGTACCCATACGCCGGATTCCAGGGAAAGTGCGACATGGACAAGCTCCTCTTCGACCACCAGGCGTCCCTCAAGGGCTTCAAGGCCGTGCCACCCAACAACGAAGGTCAGCTGGCGATTGCCGTGGCCATGCAGCCCGTGACGGTCTACATTGACGCCAGCGGTTTTGAGTTCCAGTTCTACTCCGGCGGCATCTACCGTGGCCCCTGCTCCGCCAATGTGAACCACGCCGTCACCATCGTCGGCTACTGCGAGGGTCCCGGCGAGGGAAACAAGTACTGGATTGCCAAGAACTCGTGGAGCAACGACTGGGGTGAACAAGGATATGTCTACCTCGCAAAGGACGTGCCCTCGTCCACGGGCACATGTGGCCTCGCCACCTCGCCCTTCTACCCCACGGCTTGACCACAGGCAGCACTATGTGTGATATCTAAGGAATTGCTTCCGTTTCGTTGTGATAATGCTAAATTATTATTTTGATTATACTTCCCTTTAATTTGATCAATAATAGGTAGACCATGCGTGCAATATATCATGGCCTGAGTAATAAAGTTTCGAGTGAATTACACTTTTTACAAGTTAATTGTGCAATTTTTTGTGACACGTATTTACCGATTTAGCAGATGTTGCATCGAAATGTCCCATCTAAAAAACATTGTACCAGATTTTACTCCATTTTAGCATTTCGCCTATTATTAGATATGACCCGCATGTTAGGTAGGTACTTTAACAACAATGTGTAAACATCTCAGGACAGGATGGACTATCATGTTTAGCCTTCTCTTCTCCATGCATTCCACTGCTCGCCATCCTTATGGTATCCTCTAACGGTGATCATCGCCGCACGCATTTTACAATCGACACCCATGAGAGAAACATGGTACAAAGTTTTAAAATAGGGTAATGTAGACGAATGCTCATGAAATGGGTTAACTGGTTCCGCGAATGTACAAATTGGAGGTAAAAAGTGAAGCTCAGTCTGAATTTACAGATAACATGTTGGGTACTATCATGCTCGTGTGTTCTCTTCTTTGTTTCTACTTCTCTGTGAGGATTATTTTTCTAAAATCAAATTTGCATGTGCAATGAGCATTTTTACGGTACCGTTAAAAACATATGAAACCTCCATTTGTTAGATTGTGATGGCTGAAGATTAGACGTAGATATATAGGATTGCCACCTCTAAAATCTGTGGGGTACATTTTGAAGTCGTAATCAAGACAAAATTACTATGCCGTCAGATCATCTCAATTGTGCTCCTGTTATTATGTACGCATACCCCCATATTTTGTTCGTTTCTGGACGTCTAAACACAAGATCTGAACGAATCAGGGCGGATGTCCCCCAAGTGTACCCCCAAATGGATTACtatttccgcgaccaattaagcatctaatagcgaatattgcaaagtaacatagaacaggaaaatgtatactagtagtcCTTGCATCTGAAACTTTTCTCATTTATCCTATAGCAATTCTGTCAgtaaatccatccacatctctaggatgtggttcctcgatgctgcccacaaagggcaacttgcaaaccaaacaaaaatcatagagtgacatctccttaacctcatcatataagtaaaactccactgaaggtggtgattttctagcatggaaataaaagttttgcatgaaaatattagtgagtaggagatactgtttacactggtcgtggaggaagtcggtgatgcctgcattctcagccaaataataaaagtcgtCGTAAATTCTGGCGGCTCTCAAaaatgcatcacaaggccattcgcacgaccGAACCTCCACAAcgcgaggaagattgtatttgggctttttattctcctcattctgcttatcATTCGAGCTTCGACTCGAGGAGCCCCGCAGCAATCACTTCATCATTTTCGTTCtctgaaaaaattctgaattttttagtgactcaaaatagaagtgaatcagactcaacaaaattgatagcaactactcccacaaaaactaattggaccattggaggagtcacataccgaagaacaacccccccaaagcagttttgtgaatggagctttgagcaaggagatcgaaaatggcagcaaaccgagctagaacacgagtttgagctacaggatgattttttggaggaagacgaagtgtgtgggtgctggaataagtggagaggggccacgtgggtccacgaggcagggggcgcgcccgaggggtgtgggcgcgccctgtgcccttgtggccaaatggtgggtacccctggtgtgttctaagtgccagaaattcttaaatattctataaaaaatcatacttcattttcagggcatttagagaacttttattttcagggtattttttattgcaaggataattcaaaaaacagacagaaaatactatttttactttatttaatctaaataacagaaagtaaaatgaTGGTACAGAGAGTTTtgctttctaatttcatccatctcatactcatcaaaaggaatccactaacaaggttgatcaagtcttgttaacaaactacTTCTGAATAACATGTAACCAGAGAATTTCCGAATaccactaggttacctcaacggggatatgcatgtccccaatattaagaatatcatattttttttacAGTAGGAAGAGGTAATTCAAAACCTCTAATAGTAATCATTGAAaaatttccaatagaattgatactatgaacttgaggttgtttcttcagacagtgtatcgtatgctcattatcattaacatgaaaggtgacactgcctttgttgcaatcaataatagcccctatagtattaaaaaagggtctaccaaggataatcgacatactgtcgtccttggaaatattaagaataacaaagtccattaaaata is a genomic window containing:
- the LOC123089811 gene encoding ervatamin-B; this translates as MASSTPYRVLLLCLTTFLQAWLAAAKYPPHNPPPPPPPFELPESEVRERFSKWVIKYSKHYSCHEEEEMRFQVFKNNTNAIGQFDQQNPGTVVGRGFRPTGFQVRGSGGVRMNRFGDLSPREVIQQFTGLNTTSFNATSPTYLPYHSFKPCCVDWRSSGAVTGVKNQGTCGSCWAFAAVAAIEGMNKIRTGELVSLSEQVLVDCDTRSGGCGGGHSDSAMALVAARGGITSEERYPYAGFQGKCDMDKLLFDHQASLKGFKAVPPNNEGQLAIAVAMQPVTVYIDASGFEFQFYSGGIYRGPCSANVNHAVTIVGYCEGPGEGNKYWIAKNSWSNDWGEQGYVYLAKDVPSSTGTCGLATSPFYPTA